From one Lycium ferocissimum isolate CSIRO_LF1 chromosome 7, AGI_CSIRO_Lferr_CH_V1, whole genome shotgun sequence genomic stretch:
- the LOC132062778 gene encoding peroxidase N1-like, with amino-acid sequence MSYNFPSKLTMIMVLVMLAMATTMVRGQGTRVGFYSSTCPRVESIVQSTVKSHFQSDPTVAPGLLRMHFHDCFVQGCDGSILIDGSDTEKSAGPNGNLRGYEVIDDAKKQLEDVCPGVVSCADILALAARDSVALSNGASWVVPMGRRDGRVSSASDVISNLPSPFESIDEQKQKFAEKGLSTQDFVTLIGGHTIGTTSCIVFRDRLYNFNDTGRPDPSIDATFLTQLQAQCPEDGDGSKRVALDDGSEKRFDNSFFKNLKDKRGIMLSDQLLWTDNTTNTLVRRFLGIRGLLGLTFSVEFGKSMVKMSNIGVKTDSDGEIRKHCSAFN; translated from the exons ATGAGTTATAATTTCCCAAGCAAACTAACCATGATAATGGTTCTTGTCATGCTAGCCATGGCAACAACCATGGTACGAGGCCAAGGGACTCGTGTTGGATTTTATTCTAGCACATGTCCTAGAGTCGAATCTATTGTTCAATCAACGGTGAAATCTCATTTTCAATCTGATCCAACGGTGGCGCCAGGATTACTGAGAATGCACTTTCATGATTGTTTTGTACAAGGTTGTGATGGTTCTATCCTTATTGATGGTTCAGACACAGAGAAAAGTGCTGGCCCAAATGGTAACTTAAGAGGATATGAagttattgatgatgctaaGAAGCAACTTGAAGACGTTTGTCCTGGAGTTGTCTCTTGTGCTGACATTCTTGCTCTTGCTGCCCGTGATTCCGTTGCCTTG AGCAATGGAGCAAGCTGGGTTGTACCTATGGGACGTAGAGATGGGCGAGTTTCATCAGCATCAGATGTTATAAGTAACCTTCCAAGTCCTTTTGAATCCATTGATGAGCAGAAGCAAAAATTTGCAGAAAAGGGTCTCAGCACTCAGGATTTTGTCACTCTTATTG GGGGACACACTATTGGAACAACATCTTGCATAGTGTTTAGAGACAGGCTGTACAACTTCAACGACACTGGTCGCCCTGACCCTTCTATAGATGCAACCTTCCTTACTCAGCTTCAAGCACAGTGCCCAGAAGATGGCGATGGCTCGAAGCGAGTGGCACTAGACGATGGCAGCGAAAAAAGATTCGACaactcatttttcaaaaatctgAAGGATAAACGTGGGATTATGTTATCAGACCAGTTGTTGTGGACCGACAATACCACCAATACTTTGGTCCGAAGGTTTTTGGGTATTAGGGGATTGCTTGGATTGACATTCAGTGTGGAGTTTGGCAAGTCCATGGTTAAAATGAGTAACATTGGTGTTAAGACTGATTCTGATGGCGAAATTCGTAAACATTGCTCTGCTTTCAACTGA